Proteins encoded in a region of the Haloglomus salinum genome:
- the glyA gene encoding serine hydroxymethyltransferase, with the protein MYDRVRETDPAVADALAGEVDRQRETLAMIASENHVSPAVLEAQGSALTNKYAEGYPGERYYAGCEYADEVERLAIDRAKQLWGAEHVNVQPHSGTQANMGVYLAMLDPGDKILSLDLNHGGHLSHGHPANFTGQTYEVEQYEVNPETGYIDYDDLREHAERFDPDIVVSGYSAYPREVEFERVQAAADAVDAYHLADIAHITGLVAAGEHQSPVGVADFVTGSTHKTIRAGRGGIIMTDEEYASDIDPAVFPGGQGGPLMHNIAGKAVGFKEALSDDFEAYAAQVVDNAKAMAEVFADHGLKVVSGGTDTHLVLVDLRESHPDLSGGTAEEAMEETGLVLNANTVPDESRSPFDPSGIRVGTPALTTRGMDEDAVSEVAHLICDVLDDHDDTATLDRVSEQVEALCADYPLYEDL; encoded by the coding sequence ATGTACGACCGCGTCCGCGAGACCGACCCGGCAGTGGCCGACGCCCTCGCCGGTGAGGTGGACCGCCAGCGCGAGACCCTCGCGATGATCGCCTCCGAGAACCACGTCTCCCCCGCGGTGCTGGAGGCCCAGGGCTCCGCGCTCACCAACAAGTACGCCGAGGGCTACCCCGGCGAGCGCTACTACGCCGGCTGCGAGTACGCCGACGAGGTCGAGCGTCTCGCCATCGACCGCGCGAAGCAGCTCTGGGGTGCCGAGCACGTCAACGTCCAGCCCCACTCGGGGACGCAGGCCAACATGGGCGTCTACCTCGCGATGCTGGACCCCGGCGACAAGATCCTCTCGCTGGACCTCAACCACGGCGGGCACCTCTCGCACGGCCACCCGGCCAACTTCACCGGGCAGACCTACGAGGTCGAGCAGTACGAGGTGAACCCGGAGACGGGCTACATCGACTACGACGACCTCCGCGAGCACGCCGAGCGGTTCGACCCCGACATCGTCGTCTCGGGCTACTCCGCGTACCCGCGCGAGGTCGAGTTCGAGCGCGTCCAGGCGGCGGCCGACGCCGTCGACGCCTACCACCTCGCCGACATCGCCCACATCACTGGGCTCGTCGCCGCCGGCGAACACCAGTCTCCGGTGGGCGTCGCCGACTTCGTCACCGGCTCGACGCACAAGACCATCCGCGCCGGCCGTGGCGGCATCATCATGACCGACGAGGAGTACGCGAGCGACATCGACCCGGCCGTCTTCCCCGGCGGGCAGGGTGGCCCGTTGATGCACAACATCGCGGGCAAGGCCGTCGGCTTCAAGGAGGCGCTCTCGGACGACTTCGAGGCGTACGCCGCACAGGTCGTCGACAACGCGAAGGCGATGGCCGAGGTGTTCGCCGACCACGGTCTGAAGGTGGTCTCCGGCGGCACGGACACCCATCTCGTCCTCGTCGACCTCCGCGAGTCGCACCCGGACCTCTCCGGCGGTACCGCCGAGGAGGCCATGGAGGAGACGGGGCTGGTCCTGAACGCCAACACGGTGCCCGACGAGAGCCGCTCCCCGTTCGACCCCTCGGGTATCCGCGTGGGCACGCCCGCGCTCACGACCCGCGGGATGGACGAGGACGCCGTTTCAGAGGTCGCACACCTCATCTGCGACGTGCTGGACGACCACGACGACACGGCGACGCTGGACCGCGTCTCCGAGCAGGTCGAGGCGCTCTGTGCGGACTACCCGCTGTACGAGGACCTGTAG
- a CDS encoding PAS domain-containing sensor histidine kinase, with amino-acid sequence MDPSPSLGVLLDHARDKIILLDERGRVTYANGAVEDILGASPEAFEGEDVFDYIHPDDIDAVRAAFEETIRSETFVETTIEYRCRAADGSWVHLESRMSNLTDDELDGYVVSSRDITDRVAAQREHEAVTRRLRELSATTGDVLWMFDGDWSELLFVNPSYEDVYGQSAETLEADPQRFLDTIHPDDRATVEEAMAYLSAGNSADMEYRVNPNKDYRTWVWVQAEPIVEGGEVVRITGFTRDITDRHRRERQLYVLDNLLRHNLRNDINTISGNAELIEEEAPEVADRAAVIRRTGEELLRSAEKDRDIIELLIGATGPERVDVVAAIETAAETVRDRGLVADIDISTPETADALALPELRLAVVELLENAILHSDADTPLVSVTVELDAERVAILVDDDAPPVPEMEEAVLAGHHNMDGLYHSTGLGLWLVYWVVELSDGRIEVTRRGGGNRIRVDLARPPE; translated from the coding sequence ATGGACCCCTCTCCGTCCCTGGGTGTCCTCCTCGACCATGCCCGGGACAAGATAATCCTCCTCGACGAACGGGGACGGGTCACCTACGCCAACGGAGCCGTCGAGGATATCCTGGGGGCCTCCCCCGAGGCGTTCGAGGGCGAGGACGTCTTCGACTACATCCATCCCGACGACATCGACGCGGTCCGCGCGGCGTTCGAGGAGACCATCCGCAGCGAGACGTTCGTCGAGACGACCATTGAGTACCGCTGCCGGGCAGCCGACGGCTCCTGGGTCCACCTCGAGAGCCGGATGTCGAACCTTACTGACGACGAACTGGACGGGTACGTCGTGAGCTCCCGGGACATCACGGACCGTGTCGCGGCCCAGCGCGAGCACGAGGCGGTGACGAGACGGCTCCGGGAGCTGTCGGCCACGACGGGTGACGTGCTCTGGATGTTCGACGGTGACTGGTCCGAACTCCTCTTCGTCAACCCCTCGTACGAGGACGTGTACGGCCAATCAGCCGAGACGCTGGAGGCGGACCCGCAGCGGTTCCTGGATACCATCCACCCCGACGACCGCGCGACGGTCGAGGAGGCGATGGCGTATCTGTCGGCGGGCAACTCCGCCGACATGGAGTACCGGGTGAACCCGAACAAGGACTACCGGACGTGGGTCTGGGTCCAGGCCGAGCCCATCGTCGAGGGCGGCGAGGTGGTCCGCATCACCGGCTTCACCCGGGACATCACCGACCGGCACCGACGCGAGCGCCAGCTCTACGTGCTGGACAACCTCCTGCGGCACAACCTGCGAAACGACATCAACACCATCTCGGGCAACGCCGAACTCATCGAGGAGGAGGCACCCGAGGTGGCCGACAGGGCCGCCGTAATCCGACGGACCGGTGAGGAACTCCTCCGTAGTGCGGAGAAGGACCGAGACATCATCGAACTGCTCATCGGGGCCACCGGACCGGAGCGGGTCGACGTCGTCGCGGCGATCGAGACGGCCGCCGAAACCGTCAGGGACCGCGGTCTCGTGGCCGACATCGATATCTCCACTCCCGAGACGGCCGACGCCCTCGCGCTGCCGGAACTCCGCCTCGCCGTCGTGGAACTCCTCGAGAACGCCATCCTGCACAGCGACGCCGATACGCCGCTGGTGTCGGTCACCGTCGAGCTCGACGCCGAGCGGGTGGCCATCCTCGTCGACGACGACGCGCCGCCCGTCCCCGAGATGGAGGAAGCGGTCCTCGCCGGCCACCACAACATGGACGGGCTGTACCACAGTACCGGGCTCGGACTCTGGCTCGTCTACTGGGTCGTCGAACTCTCCGACGGCCGCATCGAGGTGACGCGCCGGGGCGGCGGGAACCGAATCCGGGTGGACCTGGCTCGTCCTCCGGAGTGA
- a CDS encoding cob(I)yrinic acid a,c-diamide adenosyltransferase gives MKIYTGRGDEGMTDLRDMSRVSKTSPRIEAYGTVDEANTVVGMVRPSGHDDIDEKLEAIQNHLHIVQADFANPDLDDDDAPHLEEEHVDELEDWMDAYDEELEPLENFILPGGSEAGAHLHHARAVVRRAERRSVELASDEPVNATAIAYLNRLSDALFVFGRVVNQRDGVPEESPSY, from the coding sequence ATGAAGATCTACACCGGTCGCGGCGACGAGGGGATGACCGACCTGCGTGACATGAGCCGGGTGTCGAAGACGAGTCCGCGCATCGAAGCGTACGGCACCGTCGACGAGGCCAACACCGTCGTCGGGATGGTCCGTCCCTCGGGCCACGACGACATCGACGAGAAGCTCGAAGCCATCCAGAACCACCTCCACATCGTGCAGGCCGACTTCGCCAACCCCGACCTGGACGACGACGACGCGCCACATCTGGAGGAAGAGCACGTCGACGAACTGGAGGACTGGATGGACGCCTACGACGAGGAACTGGAGCCGCTGGAGAACTTCATCCTGCCGGGCGGCAGCGAGGCCGGTGCACACCTCCACCACGCCCGCGCGGTCGTCCGGCGGGCCGAGCGCCGCTCCGTGGAGCTGGCGTCGGACGAGCCCGTCAACGCCACCGCCATCGCCTACCTGAATCGGCTCTCGGACGCGCTGTTCGTCTTCGGCCGCGTCGTCAATCAGCGCGACGGTGTCCCCGAGGAGTCGCCGAGTTACTGA
- a CDS encoding AMP-dependent synthetase/ligase, whose protein sequence is MDWRQAEAEYTDEVMGETTIPRAFFDAVDQHGELDCQLYKGGIYDRSLVSGNVVPAAPSGEYAALTYEEVGDIVARLAAGFRELGVEADDRVSIYADTRMEWAHADMAIQTAEGVATTVYTESSPRQVKYLLDDPGSMGVVVENADLLETLAEVESELPLSFVVTLDEVPDEVTEPLDADTYTLAEVYELGSEEFDRDAVERWLDRRDWTELSSLVYTSGTTGDPKGVMLQHRHWRSLMNAVRKRLGPRPDKPEDMPKFEPGKTSLAFLPLAHAFERSGHFQSLASGITIGYAESTDTIADDIQQVQPQVANSVPRVYERIYNGMREQASDSPVSKRIFEWAVETGKAYDDAESPGLGLRTKMKLADRLVFSKVREALGGNIEMFVSGGGSLSEDLAKLYRAMGITIIEGYGLTETAPGLVFNPPEDIKVGTMGPPLHDVQLKLDRSVVSPEQKEAAEGEVGELLAKGPNVFEGYWNKPDKTEEAFTETGWFRTGDIVARDEDDYYSFVDRRKNLIVLDTGKNVAPEPIEDEFATSARIDQVMVVGDNEKFIGAVIVPNFEQLREWADEAGIDLPEDPEAVANDERVREWVAEDVEAVNERLGHHETIKEFRLAPEEWTADNDALTPSLKKKRRIIRSRHEHLIDDIYGRTPAEGDADAQAAADD, encoded by the coding sequence ATGGATTGGCGCCAGGCGGAAGCGGAGTACACGGACGAGGTTATGGGGGAGACGACCATCCCGAGGGCGTTCTTCGACGCGGTGGACCAACACGGCGAGCTGGACTGCCAGCTCTACAAGGGTGGCATCTACGACCGGTCGCTCGTCTCGGGCAACGTCGTCCCGGCGGCGCCGTCGGGAGAGTACGCCGCGCTCACGTACGAGGAGGTGGGTGATATCGTCGCGCGGCTGGCGGCCGGCTTCCGCGAACTGGGTGTCGAGGCCGACGACCGCGTGAGCATCTACGCCGACACGCGGATGGAGTGGGCCCACGCGGACATGGCCATCCAGACCGCCGAGGGCGTGGCGACGACGGTCTACACCGAGTCGAGCCCCCGGCAGGTGAAGTACCTCCTCGACGACCCCGGCTCGATGGGCGTCGTCGTGGAGAACGCCGACCTGCTGGAGACGCTCGCCGAGGTCGAGAGCGAACTGCCGCTCTCGTTCGTCGTCACGCTGGACGAGGTGCCGGACGAGGTTACCGAACCGCTCGACGCCGATACGTACACGCTCGCCGAGGTGTACGAACTGGGCAGCGAGGAGTTCGACCGCGACGCGGTGGAGCGCTGGCTCGACCGCCGGGACTGGACGGAGCTCTCCTCGCTCGTCTACACCTCCGGGACCACCGGCGACCCGAAGGGGGTGATGCTCCAGCACAGGCACTGGCGGAGCCTGATGAACGCCGTCCGCAAGCGGCTCGGCCCCCGCCCGGACAAGCCCGAGGACATGCCGAAGTTCGAGCCCGGCAAGACCTCGCTTGCCTTCCTGCCGCTGGCGCACGCCTTCGAGCGGTCGGGGCACTTCCAGTCGCTCGCCTCCGGCATCACCATCGGCTACGCCGAGTCGACCGACACCATCGCCGACGACATCCAGCAGGTGCAACCACAGGTGGCCAACTCCGTCCCCCGGGTGTACGAGCGCATCTACAACGGGATGCGCGAGCAGGCCAGCGACTCGCCCGTCTCGAAGCGCATCTTCGAGTGGGCAGTCGAGACCGGGAAGGCGTACGACGATGCCGAGTCGCCGGGGCTCGGCCTCCGGACGAAGATGAAGCTCGCAGATAGACTCGTCTTCTCGAAGGTCCGCGAGGCGCTGGGTGGCAACATCGAGATGTTCGTCTCCGGCGGTGGGTCCCTCTCGGAGGATCTCGCGAAGCTCTACCGGGCGATGGGCATCACCATCATCGAGGGGTACGGCCTGACCGAGACGGCGCCGGGGCTGGTGTTCAATCCCCCCGAGGATATCAAGGTCGGGACGATGGGGCCGCCACTCCACGACGTCCAGCTCAAGCTCGACCGGAGCGTCGTCTCGCCCGAGCAGAAGGAGGCCGCCGAGGGTGAGGTGGGGGAGCTGCTGGCGAAAGGACCCAACGTCTTCGAGGGCTACTGGAACAAGCCCGACAAGACCGAGGAGGCGTTCACGGAGACGGGCTGGTTCCGGACCGGCGACATCGTGGCCCGGGACGAGGACGACTACTACTCCTTCGTCGACCGCCGGAAGAACCTCATCGTGCTCGACACGGGCAAGAACGTCGCTCCCGAGCCCATCGAGGACGAGTTCGCCACCTCCGCGCGCATCGACCAGGTGATGGTCGTCGGTGACAACGAGAAGTTCATCGGTGCGGTCATCGTGCCGAACTTCGAGCAGCTCCGCGAGTGGGCCGACGAGGCGGGTATCGACCTGCCCGAGGACCCCGAGGCCGTCGCGAACGACGAGCGCGTCCGCGAGTGGGTCGCCGAGGACGTCGAGGCCGTCAACGAACGGCTGGGTCACCACGAGACCATCAAGGAGTTCCGCCTCGCCCCGGAGGAGTGGACAGCGGACAACGACGCGCTCACGCCGTCGCTGAAGAAGAAGCGCCGCATCATCCGGAGCCGCCACGAACACCTCATCGACGACATCTACGGGCGGACGCCGGCCGAAGGGGACGCCGACGCCCAGGCCGCCGCGGACGACTGA
- a CDS encoding adenosylhomocysteinase, with protein sequence MVDRPRMDEADPLSWMREQMPVLRALGAAGEPLAGTTVAVASHLEPSTGFFIETLHEAGATVLATASEADSTHDDVVAYLDGLERVETFADSSMDDAALDEAHRRLLDREPELLLTDGAELVVKAHDDVSDVADSVRAAAEQTTSGVGRVEAMADAGELTIPVYRVNHTPMKHQFDNVHGTGESALTNIAMTTNTILAGRTVVVAGYGYVGKGVARKARDLGAETVVTEIDPRKALKARMDGHRVMPMAEAAAEGELFVTATGNCRVIRDEHFERMPDEAMLANVGHMDVELDLDALAERATEVTETDQGITRYRLPDGRRLDVLARGRLVNLAGPFSQGHPAAVMDTTFGAMFVAGRDLADGPVPGPGVHDLPDELDREVAELKLDAMDIDIDGLTDKQAAYLDSWNREETLAEWESERS encoded by the coding sequence ATGGTCGACCGCCCACGGATGGACGAGGCCGACCCCCTGTCGTGGATGCGCGAACAGATGCCCGTACTGCGAGCGCTCGGTGCCGCCGGGGAGCCGCTGGCCGGGACCACTGTCGCCGTCGCCTCCCACCTCGAGCCCTCGACCGGCTTCTTCATCGAGACGCTCCACGAGGCCGGCGCCACGGTGCTGGCGACGGCCAGCGAGGCCGACAGCACCCACGACGACGTGGTCGCGTATCTGGACGGACTGGAACGCGTCGAGACGTTCGCCGATAGCTCGATGGACGACGCCGCGCTCGACGAGGCTCACCGCCGTCTCCTCGACCGCGAACCCGAGTTGCTCCTGACCGACGGCGCCGAGCTCGTCGTGAAAGCTCACGACGATGTCTCGGATGTGGCTGATTCGGTCCGGGCGGCCGCCGAGCAGACCACCTCCGGGGTCGGCCGGGTCGAGGCGATGGCCGACGCCGGCGAACTCACCATCCCGGTCTACCGGGTCAACCACACCCCGATGAAACACCAGTTCGACAACGTCCACGGGACCGGCGAGAGCGCGCTCACCAACATCGCGATGACGACGAACACGATACTCGCCGGGCGCACGGTCGTCGTCGCGGGCTACGGCTACGTCGGGAAGGGTGTCGCCCGGAAGGCCCGCGACCTCGGTGCGGAGACGGTCGTCACGGAGATCGACCCCCGGAAGGCGCTGAAAGCACGGATGGACGGCCACCGCGTCATGCCGATGGCCGAGGCCGCCGCCGAGGGGGAGCTGTTCGTGACTGCCACGGGCAACTGTCGTGTCATCCGCGACGAGCACTTCGAGCGGATGCCCGACGAGGCCATGCTCGCGAACGTCGGACACATGGACGTGGAACTCGACCTCGATGCGCTGGCCGAGCGCGCGACCGAGGTGACCGAGACCGACCAGGGCATCACCCGCTACCGCCTCCCCGACGGCCGCAGACTGGACGTGCTCGCCCGAGGACGGTTGGTCAACCTGGCAGGCCCGTTCAGTCAGGGGCATCCGGCGGCCGTGATGGACACCACCTTCGGCGCGATGTTCGTCGCCGGCCGAGACCTCGCCGACGGGCCCGTGCCCGGCCCGGGCGTCCACGACCTGCCCGACGAACTGGACCGCGAGGTGGCGGAACTGAAACTCGACGCGATGGATATCGACATCGACGGGTTGACCGACAAGCAAGCGGCGTATCTGGACTCCTGGAACCGCGAGGAGACGCTGGCGGAGTGGGAGTCGGAGCGGTCCTGA
- a CDS encoding acyl-CoA dehydrogenase family protein codes for MRLSESDRLFRDTLREFLEREVAPDLPEADHEPVSKEQAVAYQRDLGDLGVGPGAGEDASFEDPVTYAVTIEEIARVWPSLVMIITMGFPFPAALVPYAGDRTREALGDRSRAGELVGCLAVTEPAGGSDTTSPATTAERDGDEYVIDGEKTWVSNATIADVALVLATDTDTGARDFFLVDAETTSLESRELDKLGWKGSPTGQLFLDECRIPVENRLLNAVGRMASEGGTNVLENPIFRTQDPQNAMFAYMRTGMASMAVGIMQASFEAALDYTTERTVGGDAIAGKQLVQDHLYEMKAGIETARLLTHHAATHVAEGHADARLLSSLAKGYACETAVDVASRAVQVHGANGLSTDYPVERYLRDARTTTIPDGTTEIQKLIVGSELTGYPAY; via the coding sequence ATGCGCCTGTCCGAGTCCGACCGGCTGTTCCGCGACACCCTCCGGGAGTTCCTGGAGCGCGAGGTCGCGCCGGACCTGCCCGAGGCCGACCACGAACCCGTCTCGAAGGAGCAGGCCGTGGCCTACCAGCGCGACCTGGGCGACCTCGGTGTCGGTCCGGGTGCCGGCGAGGATGCCTCGTTCGAGGACCCGGTGACCTACGCCGTGACCATCGAGGAGATAGCACGCGTCTGGCCCAGTCTCGTGATGATCATCACGATGGGGTTCCCGTTCCCGGCGGCACTGGTACCGTACGCCGGCGACCGGACCCGCGAGGCGCTGGGTGACCGGTCGCGGGCGGGCGAACTGGTCGGCTGTCTCGCCGTCACGGAGCCGGCGGGCGGCAGCGACACCACCAGCCCCGCGACGACCGCCGAGCGCGACGGCGACGAGTACGTCATCGACGGGGAGAAGACGTGGGTGTCGAACGCGACCATCGCGGACGTGGCGCTGGTGCTGGCGACCGACACGGACACGGGCGCGCGGGACTTCTTCCTCGTCGACGCCGAGACGACGAGCCTGGAGTCCCGGGAGCTGGACAAGCTGGGGTGGAAGGGGTCGCCGACCGGCCAGCTGTTCCTCGACGAGTGCCGGATTCCGGTCGAGAACCGGCTGCTGAACGCCGTCGGCCGGATGGCGAGCGAGGGTGGCACGAACGTGCTCGAGAACCCGATATTCCGGACCCAGGACCCACAGAACGCCATGTTCGCCTACATGCGGACGGGCATGGCGTCGATGGCGGTCGGCATCATGCAGGCGTCGTTCGAGGCGGCGCTGGACTACACCACCGAGCGGACCGTCGGCGGCGACGCCATCGCCGGCAAGCAACTGGTGCAGGACCACCTCTACGAGATGAAGGCCGGCATCGAGACCGCGCGGCTGCTCACCCACCACGCCGCTACGCACGTCGCCGAGGGGCACGCCGACGCCCGGCTGCTCTCCTCGCTAGCGAAAGGATACGCCTGCGAGACGGCCGTCGATGTGGCCAGCCGCGCGGTCCAGGTCCACGGTGCCAACGGTCTCTCGACGGACTACCCGGTGGAGCGCTACCTCCGGGACGCCCGGACGACCACCATCCCCGATGGGACCACGGAGATACAGAAGCTCATCGTCGGGTCGGAGCTGACCGGCTACCCGGCGTACTGA
- a CDS encoding carbohydrate kinase family protein, whose protein sequence is MPYERLVAHLSDPSGTLPVVCLPDGSVDILCHVYDGGRDRVSSRKEFGRRISTGAIRSVRLEEYDRQPGGQAVNAARQAHALGDEVTLFGHLDHPLLTFPFETYSMGPPAEVTVLSFDRTDLMFSREPPDIDGWSFAELHENEAPFRGRIERAGSVCLANWVSFRELMPTMRTLATYDIACPVVLDPGDLSGSVEQDIEELRDAMAHLDETCPVVLSANGGELRALAKGLGVTQDARPERERDLRAALDIAGVVRHDEPAALSATDDRLGGGMARVENFDARSITRRTGAGDRFTAGLAHALGSGLDPEAALALGNACATYFIENGATGTREALAAFLAERPAPGTDD, encoded by the coding sequence ATGCCGTACGAGCGACTCGTCGCCCACCTCTCCGACCCGTCCGGCACCCTCCCGGTCGTCTGTCTCCCCGACGGGAGCGTGGACATCCTCTGTCACGTCTACGACGGCGGGCGTGACCGCGTGTCGTCGCGGAAGGAGTTCGGGCGCCGAATCTCGACGGGCGCCATCCGGTCGGTCCGGCTGGAGGAGTACGATCGGCAGCCGGGCGGCCAGGCGGTCAACGCCGCTCGGCAGGCCCACGCGCTGGGCGACGAGGTGACGCTGTTCGGCCACCTCGACCACCCGCTGCTGACGTTCCCGTTCGAGACGTACTCGATGGGACCGCCCGCCGAGGTGACCGTCCTCTCGTTCGACCGGACGGACCTGATGTTCTCGCGGGAGCCGCCGGACATCGACGGCTGGTCGTTCGCGGAGCTCCACGAGAACGAGGCGCCGTTCCGGGGCCGCATCGAGCGGGCGGGCTCGGTTTGCCTGGCCAACTGGGTGTCGTTCCGGGAGCTGATGCCGACGATGCGGACGCTCGCGACCTACGACATCGCGTGTCCGGTGGTGCTGGACCCGGGCGACCTGAGCGGGAGCGTCGAGCAGGATATCGAGGAACTTCGCGACGCGATGGCGCACCTCGACGAGACCTGCCCGGTGGTCCTGAGCGCGAACGGTGGGGAACTCCGGGCGCTGGCGAAGGGCCTCGGGGTCACGCAGGACGCCCGCCCGGAACGCGAGCGCGACCTCCGCGCGGCGCTGGACATCGCGGGGGTCGTCCGCCACGACGAACCCGCGGCCCTGTCGGCCACCGACGACCGACTCGGCGGGGGCATGGCCCGGGTAGAGAACTTCGACGCCCGCTCCATCACCCGCCGGACGGGCGCGGGCGACCGGTTCACGGCGGGACTGGCCCACGCTCTCGGGAGCGGGCTCGACCCCGAGGCGGCGCTGGCGCTCGGCAACGCCTGTGCGACCTACTTCATCGAGAACGGAGCGACGGGGACCCGCGAGGCGCTGGCGGCGTTCCTCGCGGAGCGGCCGGCACCGGGGACCGACGACTGA